One part of the Alkalibaculum bacchi genome encodes these proteins:
- a CDS encoding ABC transporter ATP-binding protein, producing MENAIEIKNLSKLYKIYKKPWHRVVDVFSEKTRYKPYYALKDLTISIPKGEAVGVLGKNGAGKSTLLKIITGVTEPTKGNIKINGKIAALLELTSGFDQELTGIENIYLKALTMGMQRKDMDDQIDNIIEFADIGDYIYQPVRTYSSGMKSRLGFAISVNVNPDILIVDEVLSVGDDVFKLKCIDKMEEFKRQGKTIFFVSHSLFTVKSFCNKCMWIKDGELMCYGETGEIMVQYENFLKEEKAKEREKKKQEALESNKTAQIMSKADLLQFSDFAFINSQGEKTNKFQFGEEITFQVNYEIKKEMEDLIWCFTIRDAETNEIFGSDKKSPQNALINTIGTHTLKVTLKQIKLLPGKYLLSGEATTQTGALYMSYSNKRPFYVELDTFRGTGVHYIEHTFENS from the coding sequence ATGGAAAACGCTATAGAAATCAAAAACTTATCCAAACTATACAAAATATACAAAAAGCCTTGGCATCGGGTTGTAGATGTCTTTTCTGAGAAGACAAGGTACAAGCCTTATTACGCCTTAAAAGACCTTACAATATCTATCCCTAAGGGAGAGGCAGTAGGCGTACTTGGTAAAAACGGGGCGGGGAAATCTACTCTTTTAAAGATTATCACCGGTGTGACAGAGCCTACAAAAGGAAATATAAAAATAAACGGAAAAATAGCTGCCTTACTAGAACTTACTTCAGGCTTTGATCAAGAGCTGACAGGCATCGAAAACATCTACCTAAAGGCCCTGACCATGGGTATGCAGCGAAAAGATATGGACGATCAAATTGATAATATTATCGAATTTGCCGATATTGGAGACTATATCTATCAGCCTGTAAGAACTTATTCTAGCGGTATGAAATCCCGCTTAGGCTTTGCCATTTCCGTCAATGTAAATCCAGACATCCTCATTGTAGACGAAGTCTTATCCGTTGGAGATGATGTGTTTAAACTAAAGTGCATTGACAAGATGGAGGAATTCAAAAGGCAAGGCAAGACCATCTTCTTCGTAAGCCACTCCCTATTTACGGTCAAGTCCTTCTGCAATAAATGCATGTGGATTAAAGATGGAGAGCTTATGTGCTACGGCGAAACAGGGGAGATTATGGTTCAATACGAGAATTTCCTAAAAGAAGAAAAAGCCAAGGAAAGAGAAAAGAAAAAACAAGAAGCCCTCGAAAGCAACAAGACAGCTCAAATCATGAGCAAAGCAGACCTTCTTCAATTTTCAGATTTTGCCTTCATCAATAGCCAAGGGGAGAAGACCAACAAATTCCAATTTGGAGAAGAAATCACCTTCCAAGTAAACTACGAAATCAAAAAAGAAATGGAAGACCTAATCTGGTGTTTCACCATTAGAGACGCCGAAACGAACGAAATCTTCGGCAGCGACAAAAAATCCCCCCAAAACGCTCTAATCAACACCATAGGCACCCACACCCTAAAAGTAACTCTAAAACAAATAAAACTCCTCCCCGGCAAATACCTACTATCCGGCGAAGCCACAACACAAACAGGAGCGTTATACATGAGCTATTCGAATAAAAGGCCGTTTTATGTGGAGCTCGACACATTTCGAGGCACTGGGGTACATTATATTGAG